In [Leptolyngbya] sp. PCC 7376, a genomic segment contains:
- a CDS encoding transposase — protein MVHLIRNSLKFVSWKDRKSVVADLKPIYPAATVAKADSALTAFAERWDGIYPTISQTWLNHWENIIPLFDYPAPIRCIIYTTNAIEAVNRSLGKV, from the coding sequence ATTGTTCATCTGATACGCAATAGCCTGAAATTCGTTTCTTGGAAAGACCGTAAGTCCGTGGTGGCAGACCTCAAGCCCATTTATCCGGCCGCCACAGTTGCCAAGGCAGATTCTGCCTTAACTGCTTTTGCGGAGCGTTGGGACGGCATCTACCCCACTATTTCCCAGACATGGCTGAATCATTGGGAAAACATCATTCCATTATTTGATTATCCAGCTCCCATCCGTTGCATCATTTACACCACTAATGCCATCGAAGCAGTCAATCGCTCTTTGGGCAAGGTGTGA